One window of Calypte anna isolate BGI_N300 chromosome 9, bCalAnn1_v1.p, whole genome shotgun sequence genomic DNA carries:
- the C9H3orf33 gene encoding protein C3orf33 homolog, protein MPERGSGAAGAVSRLSEWVDEHLGLLRSLSAGMAVAGLLVLARSVRMTTKFTRALDIPVEFVEKNVKLRGRLHHITEKGLEVEHIPISIPFFASIQRKWQSKGLLLVRLAGVELAPGGLAWLQQELKPNQMIWFQLLGREELALECLVLVKKGLFFSVCLNEQILRQGLGRAARIEGLHHHSQLYWQLHKRMLQAEFKALKKNKGIWKEANYPGRVRDRISNNRFVQTLKQFVSWLRSSV, encoded by the exons ATGCCGGAGCGGGGTAGCGGTGCGGCCGGGGCCGTGTCCCGCCTCTCCGAGTGGGTGGACGAACACCTCGGCCTCCTGCGG AGCCTCAGCGCCGGGATGGCGGTGGcggggctgctggtgctggccCGCAGTGTCCGCATG ACAACCAAGTTTACGAGGGCTTTGGATATACCTGTGGAGTTTGTAGAAAAGAATGTGAAGCTGCGGGGGAGGTTACATCACATCACTGAGAAAGGCCTGGAAGTGGAGCACATCCCCATCAGCATTCCTTTCTTTGCATCCATACAGAGAAAAT GGCAATCCAAAGGACTTCTGCTGGTGCGACTTGCTGGAGTGGAGTTGGCTCCTGGTGGCTTGGCCTGGTTACAGCAAGAGCTAAAACCCAACCAAATGATCTGGTTCCAACTTCTGGGAAGGGAGGAGTTGGCACTCGAGTGCCTTGTTTTAGTAAAAAAG GGACTGTTTTTCAGCGTGTGCTTAAACGAGCAGATCTTGAGGCAAGGGCTTGGCAGAGCAGCACGTATTGAGGGACTGCATCACCATTCCCAGCTGTACTGGCAGCTCCACAAAAGGATGCTGCAAGCAGAGTTCAAggccttgaaaaaaaacaaaggaatatGGAAAGAAGCAAACTACCCTGGAAGAGTTAGAGATCGGATAAGCAACAACAGATTTGTACAGACACTGAAACAGTTTGTGAGCTGGCTGAGAAGCTCTGTTTAA